From a single Rutidosis leptorrhynchoides isolate AG116_Rl617_1_P2 chromosome 5, CSIRO_AGI_Rlap_v1, whole genome shotgun sequence genomic region:
- the LOC139849306 gene encoding uncharacterized protein → MSRIYMMVEVSIFTLVIVMSKMIIMKLRISWLESILRGQALPVKWVLMINLSSWNIRGLNRVPKQNEVKDVVLANKLSICAIAESHVLRNRLSSICDVVFPRWHWTSNSRFFQGGTRVIVGWDPDVVDIMVVALTDQVVHCLVKSLMDGKQLFVSFVYGYNYYIQRRALWRDLCMHKGFVGNHSWVVMGDFNASLWMEESTSGASSMTISMREFQDCVDELSGCGFEWMERGGLWMSYVPSAEKVTWSREASSLDAAQQLLDANPNCQDLREAVGNALRDFNAAVLEEELFLKQKAKIEWLHVGDFNSQYFHSVVKGRTHRAHIHSIVNEDGTVIEGSDVPKRFVEHYELFLGSAHHVQPIEHPDMLFTKKVSDQNVISMSRQVTEAEVKEAMFDIGIDKSPGPDGFNSEFYKVAWDIVSEDVTKAVF, encoded by the exons ATGAGCAGGATCTACATGATGGTGGAGGTGAGCATATTCACTTTGGTGATAGTGATgtcgaaaatgataataatgaaactgagaatttcatggctagaaagtatcCTGAGAGGGCAAGCACTCCCGGTAAAATGGGTTCTAATGATTAATCTATCATCATGGAATATACGGGGTCTTAATCGTGTCCCCAAACAAAACGAGGTTAAAGATGTGGTTTTGGCTAATAAGTTGAGTATTTGTGCTATTGCTGAGTCGCATGTGCTACGGAATAGATTAAGCTCCATATGTGATGTTGTGTTTCCTAGATGGCATTGGACGTCTAATAGTAGATTTTTTCAGGGTGGTACCCGTGTTATCGTAGGGTGGGATCCTGATGTGGTTGATATTATGGTTGTGGCTTTAACTGACCAAGTTGTTCATTGTTTAGTTAAATCGTTAATGGATGGTAAGCAGTTGTTTGTGTCGTTTGTTTATGGATACAATTATTATATTCAAAGGAGGGCTCTCTGGAGGGATTTATGTATGCATAAAGGTTTTGTTGGTAATCATTCATGGGTGGTTATGGGGGATTTTAATGCATCATTATGGATGGAAGAATCAACTAGTGGTGCTTCCAGCATGACCATTAGTATGCGAGAATTCCAAGATTGTGTGGATGAG CTTTCGGGATGTGGTTTCGAATGGATGGAGCGTGGAGGTTTATGGATGTCGTATGTACCAAGTGCTGAAAAGGTTACGTGGTCTAGAGAAGCCTCTTC GTTGGATGCGGCTCAACAACTTTTAGATGCCAACCCGAATTGTCAAGACTTGCGTGAAGCTGTAGGTAATGCTCTTAGAGATTTTAATGCGGCTGTCCTTGAAGAAGAGTTATTTCTTAAGCAAAAGGCAAAGATCGAGTGGTTGCATGTCGGGGATTTTAACTCGCAATATTTTCATAGTGTGGTAAAAGGGCGCACTCATAGAGCTCATATTCACTCTATTGTTAACGAGGATGGTACTGTTATTGAAGGTAGCGATGTTCCAAAACGATTTGTGGAACATTATGAATTATTTTTGGGTTCAGCGCATCATGTCCAGCCTATTGAGCATCCGGATATGCTTTTTACTAAAAAGGTCTCGGACCAGAATGTGATTTCTATGTCAAGGCAGGTTACGGAAGCTGAGGTAAAAGAGGCAATGTTTGACATAGGTATTGATAAATCCCCAGGGCCCGATGGATTTAATTCCGAGTTTTATAAGGTGGCATGGGATATTGTTAGTGAGGATGTGACGAAGGCGGTTTTTTAG